The sequence TATTCGATCAATACCCGAAAGCCACCGTTCGACAATCTGAACGTGCGACGCGCGCTGGCTTTTGCTGTCGACCGAGACATGATCGTTCAACGCATTACTAAAGCAGGCCAAAAGCCCGCGTATACTGTGTCGCCAATAGATGATAGCTATCACCCTAGCAGCCCATTGTCGTTCAACCCAGAAAAGGCACGAGAGTACCTTGCCAAAGCGGGTTACCCGAACGGCGAAAACTTCCCTCCCGTTACAATTTCGTATAACACCAACGAAAATCATCGCAAGGTGGCTATCGCGATTCAGCAAATGTGGAAAGACACATTGAATATCGATGTTGAATTGGTAAATCAGGAGTGGAAGGTTTTTTTGGCGACACGATATTCACATGATTATGAAATATGCCGTGATGCCGCTGCCAGCACTTACCCGGATCCAGCCGATATGCTGACGGTATTTGCTACCGGCCACGATATGAATACCCCAAACTGGAGCAATAGCGATTACGATGCGTTGATTGCCCGCGCCCGAGTAGAAACCAATAATGAGGCACGGCTTGCGTTTTTAGCACAGGCTGAAGAAATACTGCTCGAGCAAATGCCGGTAATACCGCTCTATTACTACGCCTACAGCTACCTGATTTCGCCCGAAGTCCGCGGCATGACATTCAGCCGCGTTGAGCGCCCAGATTTCAAATCCATTTACATCGAACCTTCTAAACAAAGGCAATAACTCTATGTTCAAACAACTCGCCCTGCTTCTTGCGGCAGGTGTTCTCGCGTTATCCGGATGTAGCGAAAAATCGCTTACCAACGTGGAATACGGCAACCAGAATCAAGTTCTTTACATCGCTAATGGCGATGAGCCTCAAGCTCTGGACCCCCATATCACCACAGGTGCGCCAGACTTCCACGTTATTAGCTCTATGTTTGAGGGGCTAACCGCGCTCAACCCCAAGACACTGGAACTGGAGCCCGGTGCTGCCGCGAGCTGGGAACTCTCCGACGACCTGATGACCTACACCTTCCACATGCAGCCTGAAGGCCGCTGGTCTAACGGCGATCCAGTTACGGCTCAGGATTTTGTTTATTCCTGGCAGCGAGCCATGTCACCGGAGCTCGCCAACCAATACGCGTATATGATGTATTTTATCGAAGGCGCTGAAGCCTTTGGTCAAGGTGAGACGACCGACTTTTCTACCGTTGGTGTAAAAGCACTGGATGACAAAACCCTGCAGGTAAAACTCACTGCACCAACACCCTACTTTCTGCAAATTCTAGATCACCACACTTATTACCCGGTACACCCGGCGACTATCGAAAAATTTGGCGGCATGACTGCGCGGGTGTCTAAATGGACATTGCCGGGGAACCTGGTGAGCAATAACGCATTCAAGCTGAAGCACTGGGAGCTGAACAAAGTAATCGAGGTTGTACCAAACGAATACTACTGGGACGCAGATGTTGTCAAATTAGAGGGCATTCATTTCTACCCGATCAGTCAGCAACAGGTGGAAGAACGTGCGTTTCGAAGCGGGCAGGTACATTTAACATTTACCCCGCAAATGGCGATCGAAAAAATCGCGACCTACGACCAAAACGAGCCAGAGCTGATCCACAAAGATCCGGGTTACTCCAACTATTTCTACATTTTTAATACCACCCGCGAGCCGTTCGATGACGTACGCGTACGCAAAGCCCTGTCCTACGCTATTGATCGCGAATCGCTGGTTAAGCGCGTAACCAAAGGCGGCGAAGTGCCTGCCTATCATTTTGTTCCGCCCGACCCCGAAGGCCACCAACCCAAAAGCTATTTCACTTACGATGTCGAAAAAGCAAAAGCACTTTTAGCTGAAGCAGGCTTCCCCAACGGTGAAGGTTTTCCCGCCTTTGACATTTTGTATAACACCCACGATAACCACCGTAAAATTGCGCTGGCGATTCAACAAATGTGGCGCACCAACCTGAACATCCAGGCAAACCTGACCAACCAGGAGTGGAAGGTCTACCTGAATACGCAGCAAAACAAAGACTACGATGTATCGCGTAAAGCATGGATCGCAGACTATTTAGACCCTAGCAATTTTTACGATCTGCTGCTTTCTTACGGTGGTAACAACGATACAGGCTGGAAAAGCGCGGAGTACGACGCCCTGGTTGAAGAAGCCCAGCACGAACTGGATACCACCAAGCGTTGGGCGCTATACGAGCAAGCGAACAAAATCTTGTCTGACGAAATGCCTATCGCACCGCTGTATTTTATGTCAGATATCAACTTGATACGCCCCAACGTAAAAAACTGGTACGGCAATGTCCTGCAGCGTCATCCGTACAAAACGGTTTACCTGGAAAATGAGGCCAAGTAACCGTGCTGAAATACATTCTACTGCGGCTGCTTACCGCCATTCCCGTATTGTTTTTTGTGGTTCTTATGACCTTCGTCCTGGTGCGCCTCGCACCAGGCGGGCCATTCGATGCTGAACGAGCAGTACCCGCCCAGGTTCTCGAAAACCTGAATAAGCGCTACCATCTTGACGATCCCATGCCTGTGCAATTTGGTAATTACGTCTGGAACCTGTTGCAAGGCGATTTCGGTCCTTCCTATAAGTACCCCAGCCGGACCGTAACCGAGCTGATCGCTACGGGCTTGCCAACAACAATCGAGCTTGGCTTCTATGCGCTGTGTTTCGCAGCCTTTCTCGGTATTATTTCGGGTGTGTTTGCCGCTCTAAAACCCAACAGTTGGCAGGATTACAGCTTCATGTCAGTGGCGATGATAGGTATTTGCCTGCCATCATTTGTGTTGGGGCCGCTGATGATATTGCTGTTCGGCATTCAGTTCGAATGGCTGCCGGTTTCCGGTTGGGACGTCTCGCCGGGAGATAAAGTACTCCCCTCGATTACACTGGGTGCAGCCTATGCGGCTTATGTCGCGCGCCTGACCCGCGGAGGTATGCTCGAAATAATGTCGCAAGACTATATTCGAACCGCGCGAGCGAAAGGCGTATCTCGCTTTAATGTCGTAGTTCACCATGCTCTGCGCGGCGCACTAATGCCAGTTGTTGCGTTTGCCGGCCCCGCTGCCGCAGGCCTATTGTCCGGCTCATTCGTGGTCGAAACGATATTCCAAATTCCCGGTCTTGGCCGCTTCTACCTGCAAGCTGCTTTTAACCGTGATTACACCATGATATTGGGAACAACGATTTTCTTTGCCTCCCTGATTATCTTTTTCAATTTCGTCGCAGATATTCTCCAAGCCTGGATGAATCCTAAGCTCCGTCAATCTCTGGGCAAATAACATCATGATATTTAAATCTTCTTCTGAAACGAACGACCTTGAGTCGTACGAAGCTGGCCGTTCTCTTTCGCAGGATGCTTTCGTACGCCTAAAGCGAAATAAGTTGGCTATGGCCGGAATGATCTTTCTGATCATCATTATTTCGCTCGCCATACTCACGCCATGGATAGCACCTTACTCTTACGAGGCGCAAAATCTTGACCTTGGGGCAACGCCACCCTCCGCTGAACATTGGATGGGCACCGATATTTTCGGGCGCGATCAATTCACCCGCATTCTATACGGTAGCCGAATCTCCCTGATGGTCGGTTTTATTGCCACGGCGGTTGCACTGCTGATTGGCGTGCTCTGGGGCACGATCGCCGGCTACTCCGGAGGGAAAATCGACTCCTGGATGATGCGAATCGTCGATGTACTCTACGCCCTGCCCTTCACTATTTTTATTATTCTGCTAACTGTCATCTTCGGCCGTAGTATTTTCCTACTGTTCCTGGCAATTGGCGCGGTGGAGTGGCTAACGATGGCGCGTATCGTTCGCGGCCAGGTCATGGCTTTAAAGCATCAGGAATTTGTGGAAGCTGCAGTATCAATGGGCTTAAGCCGCTGGCAAATTATGACCCGCCACTTAATACCAAATATTCTTGGCCCAGTTATCGTCTACACCACTTTAACCATTCCCGGTGTAATTCTGTTGGAGTCGTTTCTCAGTTTCCTCGGCTTGGGAATTCAGCCACCTCAGAGTTCATGGGGCTCACTGATTTCCTATGGTGTAGAGACCATTGAAGAGTACCCCTGGCTGCTGATTTATCCGAGCTTGTTTCTCTCGATCACCCTATTTGCATTGAATTTTCTGGGCGATGGCCTGCGCGATGCTTTCGACCCACGTACATCAAAAGATTAAATGGTATGAGTTTACTTTCCGTCTCTAATTTAACGACCAATTTTTACACCCGGGAAGGCGTTACTAATGCCGTAAAAGATGTCAGCTTCGAACTCGAAGCCGGCAAAATTCTTGGGATTGTTGGGGAGTCCGGATCGGGGAAATCCGTATCCTGTTACAGCATCCTCGGTTTGATTCCTTCACCGCCAGGCAAGGTGGAGAGTGGCACAGCGGTTTTTGAAGGCAAAGACCTTCTCAAAATGAGTGAAAAAGAGTTACGTGAAGTCCGCGGTCGCAAGATAAGCATGATCTTCCAAGACCCTATGACCTCGCTAAATCCTTTTATGAGCATCGGAAAACAATTGATGGAAGCCTACCGCCTCCACTTCAAAGCCGATAAAAAAACCGCTCGCCAAAAAGCACTAAAAGCACTGCAGGAAGTAGGCATTGTCAACGCCGAAAATCGCCTGGATGCTTACCCCCACGAATTCTCTGGCGGCATGCGCCAGCGCGTAATGATTGCTATGGCTCTTATCACAGAGCCTAAATTACTGGTTGCGGACGAACCCACAACGGCGCTGGATGTAACCATCCAAGCGCAAATCCTCGATCTTATTAAAAAACTTCAGGCCAGTCATAACCTGGGCGTTATTTTTATTACCCATGATCTCGCAGTTATTTCCAAGCTAGCGGACGACATCATGGTTATGAAAAGTGGTGAGGTCGTCGAAAAAGGTACCGCGCAGGAAGTATTCACCCACCAGAAACACCCCTACACGCAAAAATTGATCGCCGCAGTGCCAGATTCAGCTAAGCCTGTGCCAGCGCAAACCGTACTCGACGAAAAACCCTTGGTACGGGTGGAGAGTGTTAACAAAACCTATGTCACCCACTCTGGCGGTATGTTTAGCCAAAAGCACGAGTCGTTTAAAGCTGTCGATAACATTAGCCTCGAAATCAAACGGGGTGAAATTCTGGGTTTAGTGGGCGAATCCGGTTCAGGAAAATCCACCTTAGGGCGAAGTATTATTCGCTTAATCGAGAGCGAATCTGACGGTATATTTATAGGCAATCAGCAAGTTGATCGCCTTAGCCCTCGCCAGCTGCGGGATGCCCGCAAAAATTTCCAAATGATTTTCCAGGATCCGTTTGCCTCTTTAAATCCGCGCTACACCGTGTATGACACACTGGCAGAACCCCTTCTTAAACATAAAATCGCAACGCCGAAAAATATCGTGCAAAAAATTAACGAGCTACTCGACGATGTTGGCCTGGAACGCAAACACATCCGTAAATACCCGCACGAATTTTCTGGCGGTCAGCGCCAACGAATCGCAATAGCCCGTGCACTCGCGCCGGACCCGCAGTTTATCGTTGCCGACGAGCCCGTCTCAGCGCTTGATGTAACCATCCAGGCGCAAATACTCGAACTGATACTTAATCTGGCAGAAAAGCGCGGCCTAACCATGCTATTCATTTCTCACGATCTCGCCGTAGTAAGGTACTTATGCGACCGCGTTATTGTGATGAATCGCGGCAAGATTGTAGAGCAAGGAGAAACCGAAAGCTTGTTCAACAATCCACAGCAGGATTACACCAGGCAACTATTGGATGCAATTCCACAATTTGCCTAAACCAGACTACACGGCTCCAACCTTGAGCCGATGGTTTTTTTTATGACGTCGAACTAACACAAACATTTACAAAATGTAAACCACCAACACCCCAGGCTTTATTGGGAAGTAAAACGCTTCAGCTTGTTAACCCCGAGCTGTAGAACTAAAAGATGGGCAATCAGATCTTGTCTGCCTTATTTATTACTTTGGGAGTAAAACGTGCAATCATCGTTGCAACAAAAAGAACTCTTCGGCCACCCTGCCGGACTTTTCGTTTGCTTTACAACTGAGTTGTGGGAGCGCTTTTCTTTTTACGGCATGAAATATTTGCTGTTACTTTATCTTACTAAATATCACCTTTTTTCCGACGGTGCAGGCTATGATGTACTCGGGGCGTACGCAGGCTTGGTTTATGCGTTGCCATTGATTGGCGGACTGATTGCGGACCGTTATCTTGGCATGCGTAAGTCGGTGATGTTCGGCGGCATACTACTGGCGCTGGGACACGCCACTATGGCCTACGAAGGTAGCGCTGCAAGCGTGTATGCAGCAGGTACTGTACTCAAAGACTCGATAGTCTCCTCCACTGGGGTTAGCTATCTTGCAGGAACAACGCTCGCACAAGACGTTATAGTGCAGGATCGCGTCGCGTTAAATGTCTTCTTTTTTGCTTTAGCGCTCATCACCGTCGGAGTTGGGTTTTTAAAACCTAACATTTCTTCCATTGTCGGTCGCCTCTATGGTGAAAACGACACACGGCGGGATGCGGGTTACACCATTTATTATATGGGGATCAATATCGGTTCGTTTTTCGCCACACTGCTATGTGGCTGGCTCGGAGAAACCTTCGGTTGGAGTTACGGTTTTGGTGCTGCCGGTATCGGTATGCTACTGGGTCTTATCAGCTTTAGCTGGGGTCAAAAATACCTCTACGGCCACGCAGAACCAAATGAACCTGAAAAATTAAAATCCAAGGTTTTAGGGCTGCTTAGTGTTGAAAACACGATTTACGTCGCCGCGATTCTAAGCCTCGGGTTCGTCTGGATTCTGGTCCAACATGAACCCATCGTTCACCTCGCGCAGAACAGTCTGCTGATTATCGCCATCGTCTGTTTGATTCTTTATGCCTTCAGCTACGAGCACGGCTCAATGATCAGTGATAAACCCGCGCTTGGCCTTGCTGTTTTTTCTATCGCGAGTGGCTTGTTCTGGGCGCTCACCGATAATGACTTTGGCCTGGGATTAATGCTGCTAGGGCTGGTCGTATTTATTATTTACGGTTTCAAAAATAATAAATCGCCTGAGTACAGCAGAACGGTCGTCCTGATGATTCTCATTCTTTCATCAGTCGTGTTCTGGGCCCTGTTCGAGCAGTCCGCTGGTAGCATGACCCTCTACGCTGACCGCGTTCTGGATCGCTCTTTTGGCGGTGGCGAAATTCGTGCTTCCATGTTTGGATCGCTTAATGCGGGCTTTATCATGCTCTTGGCTATTCCCCTCGCCTGGCTGTGGACCTGGCTGGGCAAACGGAATCTGGAACCCTCCACGCCCGTAAAATTTAGCCTGGGAATTTTGCAGGCGGGTCTGGGGTTCGGTGCGTTGGTTCTAGGCGCACAATTTCCAAATGAAGCCGGAAAAGTCGGGATGATTTGGCTGGTGCTGGCTTACTTGCTCCATACCACTGGCGAGCTTTGTCTATCGCCTGTTGGCTTGTCAGCCGTAAGTAAGCTTTCAATATCGAAAGTGATGAGCGTCAGTATGGGTACGTGGTTTTTGGCAACCGCCCTTTCGGAGACCATAGCCACACGGATAGGGAAAATGGCTTCCATCAATGCCAATGCTGATGCAGCCGACCCGCTAGCTATGCTTGCGACTTACACCCAACTCTACTCGTTCTTGATGTGGCTGGGTGTTGGTGTGGCGGTATTTATGTTTGTGATATCACCGTTCCTCAAAAAAGGAATGCGCGGTATTCACTAACAGTCAGTCGAACATTTTGGCTGAACGCCGTAACCCGCTGCAAACAGGTGAACCGCTAGGTCCCCCTGTTTGCAGCGGCCCTATCAAAATACCATTTTAAGCCTTGTGCTAAACCAACACCACCTACCTGTATTGAAGCTCAGCAAACACAGACACTATTAATCCGGAATTTAAATAGATGCCGCTATCTATTTGATCGAGCTCACTCCAACGATTTTAAAAACCAAATACGCATCGCATTGACACTATCGAACTACCGTAACAACAGCGCGAACGTTATTTCAAACACAAAAAAAGCGCCTGATAAAGGCGCTTTAAGATAATTTAATAGCTGATCACCAACCGCAGCTTCGCCCTGTGTTTTGCTCATCGAGCCAGGCCTTTACCGGTGCAAAGTAATCGATAATCGCAGATGCATCCAGTGTCTCCTGCCCTGTCACTGCGGCCATAGCTTCTTGCCAGGGTTTGCTCCGCCCCATTTCCATCATGGCTTTTAACTTAGCACCAGCAGCCTCGTTACCATAGATTGAACACCGGTGCAGAGGGCCTTCGTAACCTGCGGTTTCACACAACGCTTTGTGAAACTGAAATTGCTGAATAAATGCTAGGAAATAGCGCGTGTAGGGTGTATTGCCAGGGATATGATACTTCGCACCTGGATCGAAATCTTCTTCCGAACGCGACACTGGAGCGGCGATACCTTGATACTTTTCACGTAATGCCCACCAGCCTTTATTGTAATCGGCTGGCGCAAGTTCACCGCTGAACACCTGCCAACGCCACTTATCTACGAGTAACCCAAACGGAAGAAATGCAATTTTATCCAGCGCCAATTCGAGCAGCTGGCCAAGATCTTCGTCCACAGGCGGCTCTTCATCCAGCAAACCAATCTGCACCAGATAGCTAGGCGTAATGGATAGAGCTACCGTATCGCCGAGCGCCTCATGGAAGCCGTCGTTAGCGCTGCCACGGTAGACAAAGGGCTGCTCTTTATACGCGCGCTGATAATAATTGTGGCCCAATTCGTGATGAACGGTTTGAAAATCTTCTGCGTTTTTCTGAATACACATTTTAATACGCAGATCGTCTTTGTCGTCTAGGTTCCAGGCGCTCGCGTGACAGACAACATCACGATCACGTGGTTTGGTGAACATTGAACGCTCCCAAAAAGTGTCTGGAAGTGGCTCGAACCCAATAGATGAGAAAAAAGCTTCACCGGTTTTTACCATATCCAGTTCACTCATACCTCTTTTCTCAATCAATGAGGTAAGGTTATAGCTGGAGCTGACTTCCGGTTTTACTTTATCGTACACATTTGACCAGGTTTGAGCCCACATATTACCCAATAAATGGGCAGGGATTTTACCTTCGGACGGCACAACGTCATCGCCATAGAATTCGTTCAATTTAGCCCGTACATGACAATGTAAAGCTTCATAAAAGGGCTTCACTTTGTCCCATTGTGCATCGACATCAGCGGCGAACGCTTCGGGCGGCATATCGTAGTTGGAGCGCCAGAGATCGGCCAGATTCGCGTAACCCAGATCTTGCGCCCCCTTATTGGCAATCTCAACCTGTCTCTCGTACAGGCCACGCATCGGCGGAGAGACATCGCGCCACCCGGCCCACACAGATTTCATCAATTCAGGATCATCACTTTCCGCGAGGATTTTGCTCATATCACCAAGGGACATGCAATTACCATCGGCCGTACAGTATTGACCAGCGCCGTACATGCCTTGCATTTTAGAGCCAATTTGCGCCAGCTCACTCGCCAGCTTTTCGTCGTCGGGCGCAGGAAAACTTAAGCTCAGCCGCAAACCGTCGAGTTGACGACGTGTATCCGGAGTAAGTTCGGCGCCGTCCCAATTTTTGACTTGCTTGGCAAACTGCACCGTTTTCAGGGTAAACTCCTTGCCTGCGCGCGCTTCGACTTCCTGGCTATCGAAATTGATATAGGTCGCAGCCAGCCAGGACGCATGATTTAA comes from Teredinibacter turnerae and encodes:
- a CDS encoding ABC transporter ATP-binding protein, with the translated sequence MSLLSVSNLTTNFYTREGVTNAVKDVSFELEAGKILGIVGESGSGKSVSCYSILGLIPSPPGKVESGTAVFEGKDLLKMSEKELREVRGRKISMIFQDPMTSLNPFMSIGKQLMEAYRLHFKADKKTARQKALKALQEVGIVNAENRLDAYPHEFSGGMRQRVMIAMALITEPKLLVADEPTTALDVTIQAQILDLIKKLQASHNLGVIFITHDLAVISKLADDIMVMKSGEVVEKGTAQEVFTHQKHPYTQKLIAAVPDSAKPVPAQTVLDEKPLVRVESVNKTYVTHSGGMFSQKHESFKAVDNISLEIKRGEILGLVGESGSGKSTLGRSIIRLIESESDGIFIGNQQVDRLSPRQLRDARKNFQMIFQDPFASLNPRYTVYDTLAEPLLKHKIATPKNIVQKINELLDDVGLERKHIRKYPHEFSGGQRQRIAIARALAPDPQFIVADEPVSALDVTIQAQILELILNLAEKRGLTMLFISHDLAVVRYLCDRVIVMNRGKIVEQGETESLFNNPQQDYTRQLLDAIPQFA
- a CDS encoding peptide ABC transporter substrate-binding protein — its product is MFKQLALLLAAGVLALSGCSEKSLTNVEYGNQNQVLYIANGDEPQALDPHITTGAPDFHVISSMFEGLTALNPKTLELEPGAAASWELSDDLMTYTFHMQPEGRWSNGDPVTAQDFVYSWQRAMSPELANQYAYMMYFIEGAEAFGQGETTDFSTVGVKALDDKTLQVKLTAPTPYFLQILDHHTYYPVHPATIEKFGGMTARVSKWTLPGNLVSNNAFKLKHWELNKVIEVVPNEYYWDADVVKLEGIHFYPISQQQVEERAFRSGQVHLTFTPQMAIEKIATYDQNEPELIHKDPGYSNYFYIFNTTREPFDDVRVRKALSYAIDRESLVKRVTKGGEVPAYHFVPPDPEGHQPKSYFTYDVEKAKALLAEAGFPNGEGFPAFDILYNTHDNHRKIALAIQQMWRTNLNIQANLTNQEWKVYLNTQQNKDYDVSRKAWIADYLDPSNFYDLLLSYGGNNDTGWKSAEYDALVEEAQHELDTTKRWALYEQANKILSDEMPIAPLYFMSDINLIRPNVKNWYGNVLQRHPYKTVYLENEAK
- a CDS encoding M2 family metallopeptidase, with translation MACNQSEKGTDTAQANAEKYDEESAKAFLKEAEAELGDASLFLNHASWLAATYINFDSQEVEARAGKEFTLKTVQFAKQVKNWDGAELTPDTRRQLDGLRLSLSFPAPDDEKLASELAQIGSKMQGMYGAGQYCTADGNCMSLGDMSKILAESDDPELMKSVWAGWRDVSPPMRGLYERQVEIANKGAQDLGYANLADLWRSNYDMPPEAFAADVDAQWDKVKPFYEALHCHVRAKLNEFYGDDVVPSEGKIPAHLLGNMWAQTWSNVYDKVKPEVSSSYNLTSLIEKRGMSELDMVKTGEAFFSSIGFEPLPDTFWERSMFTKPRDRDVVCHASAWNLDDKDDLRIKMCIQKNAEDFQTVHHELGHNYYQRAYKEQPFVYRGSANDGFHEALGDTVALSITPSYLVQIGLLDEEPPVDEDLGQLLELALDKIAFLPFGLLVDKWRWQVFSGELAPADYNKGWWALREKYQGIAAPVSRSEEDFDPGAKYHIPGNTPYTRYFLAFIQQFQFHKALCETAGYEGPLHRCSIYGNEAAGAKLKAMMEMGRSKPWQEAMAAVTGQETLDASAIIDYFAPVKAWLDEQNTGRSCGW
- a CDS encoding peptide MFS transporter, which produces MQSSLQQKELFGHPAGLFVCFTTELWERFSFYGMKYLLLLYLTKYHLFSDGAGYDVLGAYAGLVYALPLIGGLIADRYLGMRKSVMFGGILLALGHATMAYEGSAASVYAAGTVLKDSIVSSTGVSYLAGTTLAQDVIVQDRVALNVFFFALALITVGVGFLKPNISSIVGRLYGENDTRRDAGYTIYYMGINIGSFFATLLCGWLGETFGWSYGFGAAGIGMLLGLISFSWGQKYLYGHAEPNEPEKLKSKVLGLLSVENTIYVAAILSLGFVWILVQHEPIVHLAQNSLLIIAIVCLILYAFSYEHGSMISDKPALGLAVFSIASGLFWALTDNDFGLGLMLLGLVVFIIYGFKNNKSPEYSRTVVLMILILSSVVFWALFEQSAGSMTLYADRVLDRSFGGGEIRASMFGSLNAGFIMLLAIPLAWLWTWLGKRNLEPSTPVKFSLGILQAGLGFGALVLGAQFPNEAGKVGMIWLVLAYLLHTTGELCLSPVGLSAVSKLSISKVMSVSMGTWFLATALSETIATRIGKMASINANADAADPLAMLATYTQLYSFLMWLGVGVAVFMFVISPFLKKGMRGIH
- a CDS encoding ABC transporter permease, with the translated sequence MLKYILLRLLTAIPVLFFVVLMTFVLVRLAPGGPFDAERAVPAQVLENLNKRYHLDDPMPVQFGNYVWNLLQGDFGPSYKYPSRTVTELIATGLPTTIELGFYALCFAAFLGIISGVFAALKPNSWQDYSFMSVAMIGICLPSFVLGPLMILLFGIQFEWLPVSGWDVSPGDKVLPSITLGAAYAAYVARLTRGGMLEIMSQDYIRTARAKGVSRFNVVVHHALRGALMPVVAFAGPAAAGLLSGSFVVETIFQIPGLGRFYLQAAFNRDYTMILGTTIFFASLIIFFNFVADILQAWMNPKLRQSLGK
- a CDS encoding ABC transporter permease, whose translation is MIFKSSSETNDLESYEAGRSLSQDAFVRLKRNKLAMAGMIFLIIIISLAILTPWIAPYSYEAQNLDLGATPPSAEHWMGTDIFGRDQFTRILYGSRISLMVGFIATAVALLIGVLWGTIAGYSGGKIDSWMMRIVDVLYALPFTIFIILLTVIFGRSIFLLFLAIGAVEWLTMARIVRGQVMALKHQEFVEAAVSMGLSRWQIMTRHLIPNILGPVIVYTTLTIPGVILLESFLSFLGLGIQPPQSSWGSLISYGVETIEEYPWLLIYPSLFLSITLFALNFLGDGLRDAFDPRTSKD